A single window of Bacillus alveayuensis DNA harbors:
- a CDS encoding small subunit ribosomal protein S10 (product_source=KO:K02946; cath_funfam=3.30.70.600; cog=COG0051; ko=KO:K02946; pfam=PF00338; smart=SM01403; superfamily=54999; tigrfam=TIGR01049) → MAKQKIRIRLKAYDHRILDQSAEKIVETAKRSGANVSGPIPLPTEKSVYTILRAVHKYKDSREQFEMRTHKRLIDIINPTPQTVDSLMRLDLPSGVDIEIKL, encoded by the coding sequence ATGGCAAAACAAAAAATTCGCATTCGTTTAAAAGCATATGATCACAGAATCCTTGATCAATCTGCAGAAAAGATCGTAGAAACAGCAAAACGTTCTGGTGCTAATGTATCTGGTCCAATCCCATTACCAACAGAAAAATCTGTTTATACGATATTGCGTGCAGTTCATAAGTACAAAGATTCTCGTGAACAGTTTGAAATGCGTACACATAAACGCTTAATTGATATTATCAATCCAACTCCACAAACAGTTGATTCATTAATGCGTTTAGACTTGCCATCTGGTGTTGACATTGAAATTAAACTGTAA
- a CDS encoding large subunit ribosomal protein L3 (product_source=KO:K02906; cath_funfam=4.10.960.10; cog=COG0087; ko=KO:K02906; pfam=PF00297; superfamily=50447; tigrfam=TIGR03625), producing the protein MTKGILGRKIGMTQVFAENGDLIPVTVIEATPNVVLQVKTVENDGYEAIQLGFEDKREKLANKPEKGHAAKANTAPKRFIREVRGANIEEYEVGQEVKVDIFSAGDIVDVTGVSKGKGFQGAIKRHGQSRGPMSHGSRYHRRPGSMGPIAPNRVFKSKELPGRMGGERVTVQNLEIVKVDAERNLLLIKGNVPGPKKALIEVRSAVKAK; encoded by the coding sequence ATGACCAAAGGAATCTTAGGTAGAAAAATTGGTATGACGCAAGTATTCGCTGAAAATGGAGATTTAATACCTGTAACTGTAATTGAAGCAACTCCAAACGTTGTACTTCAAGTGAAAACAGTTGAAAATGATGGTTATGAAGCTATTCAGCTTGGCTTTGAAGATAAACGTGAAAAGCTTGCTAATAAACCTGAAAAAGGTCATGCAGCAAAAGCGAATACTGCACCTAAGCGCTTCATCCGCGAAGTTCGTGGTGCGAACATTGAAGAATATGAAGTTGGTCAAGAAGTCAAAGTAGACATTTTCTCAGCGGGAGATATTGTAGATGTAACAGGAGTATCTAAAGGTAAAGGTTTCCAAGGTGCGATTAAACGTCACGGACAATCTCGTGGACCAATGTCACACGGTTCTCGTTATCATCGCCGCCCAGGTTCTATGGGTCCAATTGCGCCAAACCGTGTATTTAAATCTAAAGAGCTTCCTGGCCGTATGGGTGGAGAGCGTGTAACAGTTCAAAACTTAGAAATTGTGAAAGTAGATGCTGAACGCAACCTTCTTTTAATCAAAGGTAACGTACCTGGACCTAAAAAAGCGTTAATTGAAGTAAGATCTGCTGTAAAAGCTAAATAA